One window of the Rosa chinensis cultivar Old Blush unplaced genomic scaffold, RchiOBHm-V2 RchiOBHmChr0c30, whole genome shotgun sequence genome contains the following:
- the LOC121050898 gene encoding uncharacterized protein LOC121050898: MIVYLQPISDLDLNPAQLKTLRTKLKHLIRQGRYVEFESSSRKLLAKHGLIRSKGEAPNAPDNSHRGCGRSATGEGLTDSPPLPKGHGYISLGTMVDKHGNVSEIPSSRSALMYCGLCCKEGDHWTRNCPDWHRPEPEPASAVQTKRKESKSVVQTQRKKKSKSAAGTNNSSYETKE; encoded by the exons ATGATTGTCTATCTGCAACCAATATCCGATCTCGACCTGAACCCTGCCCAACTGAAAACTCTACGTACTAAACTCAAGCACCTCATCCGGCAAGGTCGCTATGTCGAGTTTGAAT CATCATCACGGAAGTTGTTGGCAAAACATGGATTAATTAGGAGCAAAGGAGAAGCACCGAATGCTCCTGACAACAGCCACCGTGGCTGCGGCCGTAGCGCAACTGGTGAAGGTTTAACTGACAGTCCTCCTTTACCAAAGGGCCATGGTTATATTTCTTTGGGAACCATGGTGGATAAGCATGGTAATGTCTCTGAAATACCTTCTAGCCGTTCTGCTCTCATGTATTGTGGTCTTTGTTGTAAAGAAGGAGACCACTGGACACGAAATTGTCCAGACTGGCATCGACCAGAACCAGAACCAGCATCTGCTGTTCAGACCAAGAGAAAAGAATCAAAATCAGTTGTTCAGacacagagaaagaaaaaatcaaaatccgCTGCTGGCACCAACAACAGCTCATATGagaccaaagaatga
- the LOC112181357 gene encoding vesicle-associated protein 1-2 — protein sequence MMNSIVEIHPKELKFIVELKKQSSCSIRLTNMSDHHVAFKVKTTSPKKYCVRPNVGVILPKSACEFSVTMQAQKTALPDMDCRDKFLIQSTIVSSGQLTQILQLVSHCLFSQFAKDEGKHVEEKKLRVILMSPPDSPILSPIKVDLKQGQGNEASILNDQVFGGVETLPQHKMVTKDVKFRVVNSEESKPSKVTEVKPAKHVELKLRKEEELKPAKAVELKLPKYEEVKAINDVESRPTYATDMEPARDVELEPVDVVELEPAKDMELKPSEDLLLKLAKEQEADKAQVVENLKLVKDIEEMKSKLLELELKLSQKSKATMMCVQGTRLHDQHYDRICSFRQFDM from the exons ATGATGAATTCAATCGTGGAGATTCATCCCAAAGAATTGAAGTTCATAG TTGAGTTGAAGAAGCAAAGCTCATGCTCAATTCGACTTACCAACATGTCCGACCACCATGTTGCTTTTAAG GTTAAAACTACATCCCCGAAGAAATACTGTGTGCGACCAAATGTAGGTGTTATCTTGCCAAAATCAGCTTGTGAATTTTCAG TTACAATGCAAGCTCAAAAGACAGCTCTGCCTGACATGGATTGCAGAGATAAGTTCTTAATCCAAAGCACAATTGTTTCTTCTGGACAACTGACGCAGATATTGCAGCTA GTTTCTCATTGTTTATTTTCACAGTTTGCTAAAGATGAGGGCAAACACGTTGAAGAGAAAAAGCTAAGGGTAATCCTTATGAGCCCACCTGATTCGCCAATACTGTCACCAATCAAGGTAGACTTGAAGCAAGGGCAGGGCAATGAAGCTTCAATACTAAATGATCAAGTATTTGGTGGAGTAGAAACCCTCCCTCAACACAAAATG GTTACAAAGGATGTGAAGTTCAGAGTTGTCAATAGTGAGGAGTCAAAGCCATCAAAGGTTACTGAGGTGAAACCAGCCAAGCATGTGGAATTGAAACTAAGAAAAGAAGAGGAGTTGAAACCAGCAAAGGCTGTGgaattgaaattaccaaaatatGAGGAGGTAAAAGCAATAAATGATGTGGAGTCAAGGCCAACATATGCTACGGACATGGAACCAGCCAGAGATGTGGAGTTAGAACCAGTTGATGTGGTGGAATTGGAACCAGCAAAAGATATGGAGTTGAAACCATCAGAGGATTTGCTTTTGAAACTAGCAAAAGAGCAGGAGGCTGATAAAGCACAGGTTGTGGAAAATTTGAAGTTAGTTAAAGATATTGAGGAGATGAAATCAAAGCTACTTGAACTTGAACTAAAGCTGAGCCAG AAATCAAAGGCAACAATGATGTGTGTACAAGGTACCAGATTACATGACCAACATTACGACAGAATCTGTTCATTCAGACAGTTTGATATGTGA